A part of Chloroflexota bacterium genomic DNA contains:
- a CDS encoding SHOCT domain-containing protein, translating into MMGGFGIGWLMPILWIVIIGLIIWAVIYLVRGVGGTGSQDTIKQSSALEILKDRYARGEIGKEEFEEKRKDLI; encoded by the coding sequence ATGATGGGTGGATTTGGTATAGGATGGTTGATGCCCATTTTATGGATTGTGATTATTGGGCTTATAATATGGGCAGTGATATACCTGGTCCGGGGTGTGGGTGGAACAGGAAGCCAGGACACCATAAAGCAGAGTTCTGCGTTAGAAATCCTCAAGGATAGATACGCACGAGGTGAAATAGGCAAAGAGGAATTTGAGGAAAAGCGGAAAGACTTAATATAG